In the Helianthus annuus cultivar XRQ/B chromosome 11, HanXRQr2.0-SUNRISE, whole genome shotgun sequence genome, one interval contains:
- the LOC110888103 gene encoding uncharacterized protein LOC110888103, giving the protein MADSEGDPPLPGVDTHFRPMIFRIPSPIVTPVLNGRIFEIRPHTIGKQGFTPEEDEMQRTFLEEYYSISKISEARNAIKSFSQHVGETFHEAFKRFNEMLRMCPHHDIPKWDLVKKFYDGLVTEDQKVVFACSGGTFLTHDENCEWNFLETLSKSSKTQAFADRSVKPHQIIVNNQPSNERFDALEKKIDMICQKLGKDVSLVSQVQALCEICGDMGHVAFDCPMNFGSSEEVNQVYEERKSYDMNSNTYHPGLRNHPNFQYDNPANQMNPNFQGSSQQGGQQQFQPRQIKFQGQSQNQGQASSSQGNATIEGSTKLDEILGILKGVVQEQEVQGKTVGSLTQQVGQLAEEVAIRQQGKLPSDTTINPQY; this is encoded by the exons ATGGCTGATAGTGAAGGTGATCCACCACTACCTGGAGTAGACACTCATTTCAGGCCGATGATCTTTAGGATCCCATCTCCAATTGTTACACCGGTTTTAAATGGGAGAATATTTGAAATCCGGCCTCA CACCATTGGGAAACAAGGCTTTACACCTGAAGAG GATGAAATGCAAAGAACTTTTCTTGAGGAATACTATTCGATTAGTAAAATTAGTGAAGCTCGAAATGCTATCAAATCTTTTAGTCAACATGTTGGGGAAACATTTCATGAAGCCTTCAAACGTTTTAATGAAATGCTTAGAATGTGTCCTCATCATGACATCCCTAAATGGGATTTGGTCAAAAAGTTTTATGATGGTTTAGTTACCGAGGATCAAAAAGTTGTCTTTGCATGTAGTGGTGGAACCTTTTTAACTCATGATGAGAATTGTGAATGGAACTTTTTAGAAACTTTAAGTAAAAGTTCAAAAACTCAAGCTTTCGCTGATCGAAGTGTTAAACCACATCAAATTATTGTAAATAACCAACCTAGTAATGAAAGGTTTGATGCATTAGAAAAGAAAATTGATATGATTTGCCAAAAGTTGGGAAAGGATGTTTCTCTTGTTTCGCAGGTACAAGCGTTATGTGAAATATGTGGAGATATGGGGCATGTTGCTTTCGATTGCCCTATGAATTTTGGAAGTAGTGAAGAAGTTAATCAAGTATACGAGGAAAGGAAGTCTTATGATATGAATTCTAACACGTATCATCCCGGATTGCGGAATCATCCAAATTTTCAATACGACAACCCCGCGAATCAAATGAATCCTAACTTTCAAGGATCAAGCCAACAAGGTGGACAACAACAATTTCAGCCCCGTCAAATAAAATTTCAAG gtcaaagtcaaaatcaaggccaagcaagttCATCACAAGGAAATGCAACCATTGAAGGTTCAACCAAGTTAGATGAGATTTTAGGAATTTTGAAAGGGGTGGTGCAAGAACAAGAAGTTCAAGGTAAGACCGTGGGATCTCTAACCCAACAAGTTGGTCAACTAGCAGAAGAAGTGGCTATAAGACAACAGGgaaagcttccaagtgacacaaCAATCAACCCACAATATTAA
- the LOC110891949 gene encoding chaperone protein dnaJ 11, chloroplastic — MIGTLTTSTGGIFFRPPPISTGSTSKTYSLKAAFHDVLDANPAVSLYEVLRVERTATPTEIKTAYRSLAKIYHPDASDFKQQGNGERDFIEIHNAYATLSDPASRASYDLRWSGGVRRKLGLYTVVGRRQGFFTCRRWETDQCW, encoded by the coding sequence ATGATCGGAACCCTAACAACCTCAACCGGCGGCATCTTCTTCCGACCACCACCAATCTCAACCGGATCCACATCAAAAACTTACTCACTCAAAGCCGCATTTCATGACGTACTCGACGCGAATCCGGCGGTCAGTTTGTACGAAGTGTTGCGAGTCGAGAGAACTGCTACACCGACGGAGATTAAGACGGCGTATCGGAGTTTAGCGAAGATTTATCATCCGGATGCTTCGGATTTCAAGCAGCAAGGTAACGGTGAGCGTGATTTTATTGAAATTCATAATGCGTACGCGACGTTGTCGGATCCGGCGAGTCGAGCGAGTTATGATTTGAGGTGGAGTGGCGGAGTTAGGCGGAAGTTAGGGTTGTATACGGTGGTTGGACGGAGGCAAGGGTTTTTTACCTGCCGGAGATGGGAGACTGACCAGTGTTGGTAG